Proteins encoded within one genomic window of Argiope bruennichi chromosome 7, qqArgBrue1.1, whole genome shotgun sequence:
- the LOC129975514 gene encoding uncharacterized protein LOC129975514, translated as MKLKCLGEQTVTHGLFGGLKRRENHKIYSIKLRNTENNFCCNVEVMDQNKICTSLPKLDSKNIEEVKQLGIFVSDICLDENLCLYENDPKEIHILLGADTAARLFTGEIKKLSPDLIAMNTKLGWTVIGRSGINKNDSSSTLMSLLVNDVNISDLWRLDTLNINDPAETQSRKELEEAAKEHFERSVTRDNEGRYIVSLPWIHDHPPLPDGRKLAERRLNSCIKALERVEKLADYDDAFQDWQNEGIIEEVDPMQEIKEGQHFLPHHPVFKENSTTKVRPVFDGSAKEKNTPSINDCLEKGPNLVELIPSLINRFRVEKYGVISDIKKAFLQIGLQERDRPYLRFLWKDRRKDGNIKILQHKRVVFGISSSPFLLGATLELHLKNAPDHLKETAQQLMRSFYVDNCVFSVNRREELARFISESQALLSTAKFELRGWEHSPTEDKTEERQEDRKVPVLGLLWNLPKDTISLDLKSLMKEDKGPITKRKILSTVHRIFDPIGFSCPVTLEPKSLLQECWKLGLSWDAELPLLITERFERWKMKLPKLNDLEIPRCVREDFAEDSKFSIHVFCDASQSAYATCIFLRAESADSTSCQLIQARNRVAPLKKISIPRLELLSCTIGARLAKATISELGLENIPIFYWSDSMNALYWIKRNENWATFVYNRVLEIRKLTNPEDWRHISGTLNPADLPSRGSNAEELVKSLWWKGPNWLRMPIEDWPVSETMPDFDVVNSEKRKSIVSVTNTTTEQLEYFSKTFLDSDGLLRVKTKISQRSDLPTFRFPILLPSKHDVIGKLIFEKHVELSHAGIQILMSSLRENYWILKSRKTIRQVIRNCVICQRFSSRPLEVASAPLPEDRVRDAYVFEVVGVDLCGPLYLKNKSKCWAVLFTCAVYRAVHIELVTSLSTDSFILALRRFISRRGRPATIYSDNGTNLVGTSNELKSVDWVKIQEYASVKKILWKFNPPSAPWWGGFWERLIGMLKSILRKILGKASLQFEELYTVLCDAEGIINSRPLTYLSEDNEDLIALTPAMFLQDMARMTLELASLSPRFRTIPAGERLAPTDLNALNDGSSLESGLES; from the exons ATGAAATTGAAGTGTCTTGGGGAACAAACGGTGACTCATGGACTTTTCGGAGGACTGAAAAGGCGGGAAAACCACAAGatatattccattaaattgcGTAATACAGAAAATAACTTCTGTTGTAATGTAGAAGTAAtggatcagaataaaatttgcacTTCTCTTCCCAAATTAGATTCTAAAAACATCGAAGAAGTAAAACAATTGGGTATATTTGTTAGTGATATTTGCTTAGATGAAAATCTTTGTTTGTATGAAAACGATCCCAAGGAGATTCACATATTATTAGGGGCAGATACGGCAGCCAGATTATTtacaggagaaattaaaaaactttcgcCTGATCTAATTGCGATGAACACCAAGTTAGGGTGGACAGTTATTGGAAGAtcaggaattaataaaaatgatagttccAGCACGCTAATGTCGCTACTTGTCAACGACGTAAATATATCCGATCTTTGGAGGCTTGATACATTGAATATCAATGACCCTGCGGAAACTCAAAGTAGAAAAGAACTAGAAGAAGCGGCTAAGGAACATTTTGAACGCAGTGTAACACGAGATAACGAGGGGCGCTACATTGTCAGTCTACCGTGGATACATGATCATCCACCTCTTCCTGATGGCAGAAAGTTAGCTGAACGAAGACTTAACAGTTGTATTAAAGCCTTAGAACGTGTCGAGAAGCTGGCCGATTATGATGATGCTTTTCAGGATTGGCAGAATGAGGGTATCATTGAAGAAGTTGATCCTATGCAAGAAATCAAAGAAGGACAGCATTTCTTACCTCACCATCCTGTCTTCAAGGAGAATTCGACGACCAAAGTTCGACCCGTTTTTGATGGTTCAGCTAAAGAAAAGAATACACCTTCTATTAATGACTGCCTCGAAAAGGGACCAAATCTTGTAGAACTCATTCCATCTCTCATAAATCGCTTTCGTGTTGAAAAATATGGAGTGATATCTGACATTAAGAAGGCCTTTCTGCAAATTGGATTACAAGAACGAGATAGACCATATCTCAGATTTTTATGGAAGGATAGAAGAAAAGACGGAAATATCAAGATCCTGCAGCACAAAAGAGTTGTGTTCGGAATCTCCTCCAGTCCTTTCCTTCTAGGAGCTACATtagaacttcatttaaaaaacgcCCCAGATCATCTCAAGGAAACAGCCCAGCAACTTATGAGGTCCTTCTACGTTGATAATTGTGTTTTCAGCGTCAACAGAAGAGAAGAACTCGCTAGATTTATTTCGGAATCACAAGCACTATTATCTACTGCCAAGTTTGAACTTCGAGGGTGGGAGCATTCTCCTACTGAAGACAAAACTGAAGAAAGGCAAGAAGACCGAAAGGTTCCAGTTCTTGGGCTTCTGTGGAATTTACCAAAGGACACTATATCTCTAGATTTGAAAAGTTTGATGAAAGAAGATAAAGGacctattacaaaaagaaaaatcctgtCAACCGTTCATCGAATCTTTGATCCGATAGGATTTTCTTGTCCAGTGACTCTAGAGCCCAAATCTTTGTTGCAGGAATGCTGGAAATTGGGTCTGTCCTGGGATGCTGAACTCCCTCTGCTGATAACTGAAAGATTCGAACGCTGGAAGATGAAGTTACCGAAATTGAATGATCTTGAAATACCAAGATGTGTACGTGAGGACTTTGCAGAAGATTCCAAATTTTCCATCCATGTTTTTTGTGACGCAAGTCAGAGTGCCTACGCTACATGTATCTTCTTGAGAGCTGAATCTGCTGATAGCACGTCGTGCCAGTTAATACAAGCTAGAAATAGAGTTGCTCCTTTGAAAAAGATCTCTATTCCACGCCTAGAACTTTTGTCCTGTACTATTGGTGCTAGATTGGCAAAAGCAACCATATCCGAACTTGGACTTGAGAACATACCAATCTTCTACTGGTCTGACTCTATGAATGCTTTGTATTGGatcaaaagaaatgagaattggGCCACGTTTGTTTACAACAGGGTACTGGAAATCCGTAAACTCACCAATCCTGAAGACTGGAGGCACATAAGTGGAACATTAAACCCAGCTGACCTTCCATCACGAGGTTCCAATGCAGAGGAACTTGTGAAATCTCTTTGGTGGAAGGGTCCAAATTGGCTGAGAATGCCTATAGAAGATTGGCCTGTTTCGGAAACTATGCCAGATTTCGACGTTGTAAACtccgaaaaaagaaaatctattgtgTCTGTCACTAACACCACGACAGAGCAATTAGAGTACTTTTCTAAG ACATTCCTGGATTCAGATGGTTTATTAAGAGTAAAGACCAAAATTTCTCAAAGAAGTGATCTACCAACATTTAGATTTCCAATTTTGCTGCCTTCAAAGCATGATGTTattggaaaacttatttttgaaaagcatgttGAACTTAGTCATGCTGGGATACAGATTTTGATGTCGAGTTTAAGAGAGAATTATTGGATCTTAAAAAGCAGGAAGACAATACGTCAAGTAATAAGGAATTGTGTAATATGTCAACGTTTTTCATCTCGGCCATTAGAAGTAGCAAGTGCTCCACTACCCGAAGATCGCGTCAGAGATGCTTATGTTTTTGAAGTAGTAGGAGTTGACTTGTGCGGACcactatatttgaaaaacaaaagcaaatgttGGGCTGTACTTTTTACATGCGCAGTTTATCGCGCAGTCCACATCGAGCTGGTAACTAGTTTATCAACAGATAGTTTTATTCTAGCTTTACGAAGGTTTATTTCTAGAAGAGGAAGACCAGCTACAATTTATTCAGATAATGGAACCAACTTAGTGGGTACTTCTAATGAGCTGAAATCTGTTGATTGGgtgaaaatacaagaatatgcCTCAGTAAAGAAAATCCTATGGAAATTCAACCCCCCATCAGCCCCATGGTGGGGCGGATTTTGGGAAAGGCTTATAGGTATGTTGAAatctatcttaagaaaaattcttggaaagGCCTCCTTACAATTTGAAGAATTGTACACTGTACTATGTGATGCTGAGGGCATTATAAATTCAAGACCTTTGACATACTTAAGTGAAGACAATGAGGACCTTATAGCATTAACACCTGCTATGTTTTtacaagat atggcgaggatgaCACTAGAACTGGCATCCCTCTCACCACGTTTCcgcaccataccagcgggagaacgtttggccccgacggatttaaatGCACTAAACgacggttcttcgttggaatcgggtcttgaatctTAA